The following nucleotide sequence is from Dehalogenimonas formicexedens.
CTCTTCCCAGTGCAATCAACGTTTTTCCGGGCTCGGTGAACACGCAAGCGTCGAGCGGTGTCCTGCCGTTGCTATCGACAATGACTCGCATCGGTTGTTTATGTGAAGTCCCTCCGCGCCCGGCGCAACCCCTTGCGGTCAGCCTCGGGTTATCGGCCAAAACAGTGCCCACTCCGGCCATAATGGCATCAGAAGCGTGCCGTAGCGTATGGGAGAACAAGCGAGAATCGTCATTGGATATCCATTTTGAATCCATGGTGCGTGTGGCGATCTTCCCGTCGAGGCTCATCGAATACTTGGCGGTCACGAAAGGCAAACCCGTGTTTATGTATTTAAAGTAAGCTTCGTTGAGTTCTCGAGCTTCCTCGCGACGCTCGCCAATGTGGACTTCGATACCGGCGCTTTCCAATTCCGCTTTGCCACACCCGAAAACTCTTGGGTTATCATCGAGTGTCGCTATATGGACCGCTTTAATGCCGGCAGCTATTATCGCCCGGGTGCATGGCGGAGTGCGTCCAAAATGACAGCACGGTTCTAAAGTGACGTACATCGTCGCCCCGTGACTTTGTTCACCAGCTTGCTTGAGCGCCACGATCTCGGCGTGGTCCTGGCCCGGCGGTTGGGTAAAACCTTCCCCGACAATCTCATCGCCGCGTACTATAACCGCGCCTACAGCCGGATTGGGTGAGACCTCGCCCAAAGCTAGTCGGGCCAATTTAAGAGCTTGTTCCATGTAATCCATTGTGAAAGCCATTCTAACACCCGTCATCGAACGGGCGCAAACGGGGAGCCCGCCCTTAACACGTTGGCAAGGGAACTGTTCCGGTAGCGCTTGAACGTTTACCGCTGCAGAACAGTGTGCTATCATTACGTAAATTAGCGAGGCTTGCCGATATATGAGAATTGGCCCCAGCGAACTCCTGATCGTTGCGATCATCATCATTGTCATGGTGCTGATTTCCCGCTCCAGGAAAGCCGCCGATGAAGCCAGGGCTAAGGCGGAAGCCGATCGACAGGCGAAAATGAAGGCGGTTCCCGACAAAGCGCCGATCAAACACCCGCAATTACAGCTTTTGGGCGTCCTTGTCATGCTGGCCGGCGCAACCATGGCGGTTCTAGCTTACCTGGATGAGCAGCAATTACTTGGCACACTTTCACTTGCCGGTATCGGCGTTCTGATTGTCGGCATCGCTTTCATTATTTTGGCGCGCCGCCGGTAGGACCGGGTCGTTGATGTACGGGCAACCGCTATGACATACCAACGCATCGGCATTATCTATCACCCTCTTAACAAGGCCGCTCACCAGCTGGCTACCGAGATTTCGGCATTTCTTGACGTCTCCGGTTGCCCGAATTGGCTCGGTTCCGCGTGGGACAACGAGAACCTCATGAGTCAAATAGCGGGTACGGACCTGGTTATTACCACCGGGGGAGACGGAACCATTCTTCGGGCCGCCCAGGCGATTTTGCCGTTGGACATCCCCATTTTCAGCGTCAATCTTGGTAAATTGGGGTTTATGACCGAAGTCCCGGCAGCCGAGGCGATGGTCCAGATTCCCCGGATCCTGGCAGGAGAGGGATGGATCGACACCCGGGCAACTCTCGATGTCGAGCTGAGCGAACATCAGTCCGGCTCGATATCGAATTTTATGGCGGTCAACGACGTCGTCGCCGCCCGTGGCGGCATCGCCCGGATAATTACGGTGGAGTGCCACATCGACGGGCAGCATTACACCACCTATAAAGGTGACGGGGCAATAATTTCAACCGCCACCGGATCGACGGGTTACAATTTCGCCGGGGGCGGTCCGGTGCTCCATCCCGACTCTTCCGATATGCTGTTGACCCCGATCCTGCCCCACCTGGGACGCAGCTACAGCCTGGTGGTTCCCGCCGAAAAGACGATCGCGTTTAAAATCAGCACGTTCCACGAAGCGACATTGTGTGTCGACGGC
It contains:
- the ribD gene encoding bifunctional diaminohydroxyphosphoribosylaminopyrimidine deaminase/5-amino-6-(5-phosphoribosylamino)uracil reductase RibD, which encodes MDYMEQALKLARLALGEVSPNPAVGAVIVRGDEIVGEGFTQPPGQDHAEIVALKQAGEQSHGATMYVTLEPCCHFGRTPPCTRAIIAAGIKAVHIATLDDNPRVFGCGKAELESAGIEVHIGERREEARELNEAYFKYINTGLPFVTAKYSMSLDGKIATRTMDSKWISNDDSRLFSHTLRHASDAIMAGVGTVLADNPRLTARGCAGRGGTSHKQPMRVIVDSNGRTPLDACVFTEPGKTLIALGRAVPESRLDAYRKVGAEVVQLPGRDGRVGLEPLLRYLGERQITSLLVEGGGTLLGSLFDERLVDKVVAIVAPIIIGGAGAKTPVAGVGVEKIAQALSLENVRVTRSGDDTVISGYVVKE
- a CDS encoding NAD(+)/NADH kinase; this encodes MTYQRIGIIYHPLNKAAHQLATEISAFLDVSGCPNWLGSAWDNENLMSQIAGTDLVITTGGDGTILRAAQAILPLDIPIFSVNLGKLGFMTEVPAAEAMVQIPRILAGEGWIDTRATLDVELSEHQSGSISNFMAVNDVVAARGGIARIITVECHIDGQHYTTYKGDGAIISTATGSTGYNFAGGGPVLHPDSSDMLLTPILPHLGRSYSLVVPAEKTIAFKISTFHEATLCVDGHINRSLSTGDIVRARVSHRKLRFLRLRPPESFYAELDKKLKGSLN